From the genome of Oncorhynchus masou masou isolate Uvic2021 chromosome 15, UVic_Omas_1.1, whole genome shotgun sequence:
TTACATGACTCCTTTTTGTACAGTAATAGCAATGCAAtattttgtttatattttttggcATCTCAGGGTCATGAAGTATCTCGAGGACCTCAGATCACTTTCCctgacaaacaatacagacaagTCAATAATTTCAAGGTAAAAAAATATGcattaaaaaatgttttgtacTATCCATAAACTTTTTTTAAAAGAGTGGATTAAACACTGAATTCGGGAAGTAtccagaccccttcactttttccccattttgttatgttacagaccaGTTCTAAAATCTATTGCaaataaaaacaaaatcatcatcaatgtacacacaatatcccataatgaatagcaaaaacagtttttgatTTTCATAAATTAGCGAAAATGTCGAAAAACATGTTTTGGCTTGGTCgttgtgggttattgtgtgtagattgatgaatgaaatcatatttattacattttaaaataaggctgtaacgtaataaaatgtacAGATAGTGAAGTGCACTGTATATAATTAGGTTATAACGAATTTGCAATTTGCTATAATTTTTCGATATTTGCCATCAATTCATAAGGCATATACTAATACAAATCACTCTTATTCCAGGCTGACGAACAGATTGCCTTCATTTCACATACTCTGAACGGTATAAAGAAATTGTTCAGCAGTGGTAAATATGAGTCCACCGCCTGGGACCAGAAAGGAGTTGACAAGTTTATGAATAACCTCTATCGCCAGACCTCGGAGCTGGACCAATGCGTATGTCATTTGTGATTTTCGCCTCTTAACAGTAATGCAAAACGGAAAACATTATCCTATCCTATTAGATGATAATATAAGTAGTTACATGTTAATCAAATCATAATATTAAATTAATGATTTGTATTTTGTCCTAACAGGTAAAGGCTATGAAAACTAGACTATCAAAATCTGTTAACAGAGTGAACAAAAAGATGAGCCTTCACTTCAAGTTCCTGAAGCATTACTTGAAACGCGAGGTAGGTTGATCCATTTGTCTTACAAAGAGAGTACATTCACCAAATCTGGATGTATTTATGTGATGATACAATATGTGTCTATTCTAAAATATTAACAACTGTATTTCGTTTATGCAGGATTACAGCGCAAGCGGCTGGGAAGACATACGGACAGTGGTGCTGGCACACCTACAAAGACTAGACACAACATTAAGTAGCAAATGAGcgttatgtgtgtgttgtgtagatATTTGTtatttatatatctatttatctatTCATATATCTAACTATTTTTTTACATGTTTActcatttgttttttttaacgTATTTATTTATTGTGTAGTAATCTATTCACAACCCCGAGGAGTAAATCATATTTTTATTCTGAATAGTTATGTGATTGATTTAGGCTATACATAGCCTAATGTATCAATGTTTCCGTGCATTTTTTTTGTATTCATGAAGGCCATTgcatactgtatttattattgCAACCTGATAGGAAATGTTTGTTATTGTAATAatgaaatgtattaaaattaaataaatgtgTCCTTTACAGCTGTAATCCTTTTCAATCAAATAAATTGTAATTTATCGCatacacacatttagcagatgttttaaCGGCTGTAGCTATATGCTTTTTTTCTAGCTCTACCACTGCAGTAATATCTGaccatacaaaacaatacacacaaatctaaaagaaaATGAATGGACATAAGAAACATAGAAATATGTCGGAGTCCggagtatatatacacagtaccagtcaaaagtttggacacacctcagggtttttctttgtctttactattttctacattgtagaataatagtgaagacatcaaaactatgaaataacacatatggaatcatgtagtaaccaaaaaaatgttaaacaaatccaaatatatgttatatttgagattattcaaagtatccacccagctttgatgtcagctttgcacactcttggcattctctgaaccTGCTTCagaaggtagtcacctggaatgcatttcaattaacaggtgtgccttgttaaaagttaatttgtggaatttctttccttcttaatgcattttagccaatcagttgtgctgtgacaaggtaggggtggtatacagaagatagcactatttgctaaaataccaagtccatatttctgccaggaacagctcaaataagcaaagagaagtgtgtgtgtgtgtgtgtgtgtgtgtgtgtgtgtgtgtgtgtgtgtgtgtgtgtgtgtgtgtgtgtgtgtgtgtgtgtgtgtgtgtgtgtgtgtgtgtgtgtgtgtgtgtgtgtgtgtgtgtgtgtcatagtgcTGTGCACGTTTTTGACTTTGCAAGGTCAAAACTTGGCATTGGTTCATTTCTCCCTTTTTCTATATAATATTGGGGTTAATTCATAATATTCAAAGCCTGTTCAACTGTAAAGATGACATACTGTAGGGAAGTGGTCACCAAAACGGTCTGCACGGTCCTGGAAACCAGCAGGAGaaggtgcaggcttttgttccaaccCAGTTCGAACACACCTGTTCCATCAGGGTCTTGAGAAAATGTCATGGGTGGAATCATATTGAAATGTCATGTTAAAGGCTAAAAGATGTAGCCTAATTATTCTGCTGTATTTATTCAGTCCAACTCTCTGAGATGCTTTATAAATATGGCCCTTGGTGTTATTCTATATAGCCTTAATAGGACCAGCCATGAGGAATCATAATCGTGACACTTGAACGTGAAACGAGAGTCAGAGAGCTATAtttcccatcacacacacacacacacacacacacacacacacacacacacacacacacacacacacacacacacacacacacacacacacacacacacacacacacacacacacacaaagaaaataGAAAGTTCCAACATATCATGTTGTCGTTGCTTGTCAACATTGCATACATAGCAGACAACAGTAAGGTGCAAGTTGGTTACGTCATTGTGAAAATGAAAGTTGAGAGATGTGGGTATTGACGCTGACGTTTCCCATTCACTTTTCAGTTGTAGCGCAACAGCAGAGGACTACGGAACAATATTTCGGACTAACTTTGATCGAAAACCACTAAATTAATGTCTCATATGGCTACATTTCTTAAGAAGTCTGGGTTTTATTTCGCCTTCGACGATATTATCGGACTTTTTTTCGGTTCAAGCGAAGTTATTAGCAGTTGAAAGCAAAGCTCGCGAATAGCCTATACTCGCTAGAAATAGTCTAGCCGATATCTAAAATGAATAATCTTATTTTGTGGTTCAATTATAATTTAAAGCTGATTTCAAGGAGAATGTGTATAGATTTACTTGTTTTTTGTTCGTCCAGGAGACGGAGCAGGCATGGAATTCCAATTGCTGCATGCGCAAGTCTGGAAAATGGAAGTCACCGCCTCCAGGAGGTTGATCGGTTGGAAATTCTCCATGCAGTTTTCCCTTTCCCAATTCCAGATAAAACTACTTAACACAATTAATATGTTCAAACTCATATGGAAAACTAACAGCGAAACAAATGGCTGTTTACAATGCATACAATGCAGAGTTGGACTTGTATTTTTCTTATTATTTGCAGTATGCAGAGCGTGTGTCATTGCTGTGACTGGATCCGACACCACTACCGTCACTTGAGCGCATAATTCCATTCTCTGCTGGACCAGATGGTGAGTTATCAGCACACTGTAAAAGGAGACTGAATGCATGTATTAAGGACAGCAAAACAACCAACTAAGTAAAATAGTCATGTGTTTCATGTTCAGCATCTGTGTTAGAAAACTGTTAGCCTATATTTTAATATACATCGTAAAAGGGCACTAAGGCAATCATGACAGAGCTATCAAGAGACGCTATCTACATTAGGCCTACTGTACTTCCAGTATAAGCTATACCTTATGTCTGTCTTGATTGCTCTTGAAGTATTTGACTCATGACTTAACACACTATATTGATTGTTTTCCAGGGAGGAGATATCACAAAGCAGAATGCCCCTGTCCTTTCCTCAACATCACTTTACAGACCCATAGATGCCGAGGTAAAGGCTAGAATCTTTACTAATCATGTTCTGATCTGCTTTGGTCTTGAGGTCTTAACCCAATGTTATATTGATGCCATAACGGAAGCCTATACTGTTTCTAATCTTCTTTTTATATATTCCTGTGTAGTTTGAGGACAAAGTCAGATTCCGGAACGAGGTCATCTATAAAATCACAAAACTGTTTGATGGGAATAAGAAGTCCGTCACCTGGGACAAGAAAAACCTGGGCGATTTACTCAAAATTCTAGAAAACTAATTTGAAAACCTTAATTCCTGTGTAAGTAACGGGTCTATTTAAAGTATAATCCCTGTCCAGGTCAGGGTTGTCCAATCCCGTTTATGTTGAGTTACCCTCCTTATGTTGTaaagttgtaactaacctggttaAGTTTATCAACTACCTAATTAATCAGGTGTggtagattagggttggagtgaaaacctactgtaatgtagttctccaggaacagggttggagagccctggtttagcTGTAGCCTACTGACTCTACAAGTGGAGAAATGGACTTATAAAGTACATATAATGTgttcaactttttccacattttgttaccttacagatttt
Proteins encoded in this window:
- the LOC135555037 gene encoding interferon a3-like encodes the protein MGSISFWMCLVMTICTWNKTIGCTWMKTLPRSPSMFQVFSNNTITMLQKMGHEVSRGPQITFPDKQYRQVNNFKADEQIAFISHTLNGIKKLFSSGKYESTAWDQKGVDKFMNNLYRQTSELDQCVKAMKTRLSKSVNRVNKKMSLHFKFLKHYLKREDYSASGWEDIRTVVLAHLQRLDTTLSSK